The following are encoded together in the Marinifilum sp. JC120 genome:
- a CDS encoding TetR/AcrR family transcriptional regulator: MSKRMDSPSRREQIAEEALKLAAKGVSAITVSNVAKACGIVPAALYRHYKNKDAIFDGVRELIRKKLIDNAKDAMDAGETPLDVLKQLALRHADLLHKHPGIPRLLFSEAALEKNSIRRKALYSLLTEYRAAAADIAAKGQELGQIRKDLDPADIVFMLLGTVVPPSFLFHISSGEFDPREQIKRNLQLFEETIAVKKENRQ; this comes from the coding sequence TTGAGCAAAAGAATGGATAGCCCTTCAAGGCGCGAACAGATAGCAGAAGAAGCCCTTAAGCTTGCTGCCAAAGGAGTTTCAGCCATTACGGTGAGCAATGTAGCCAAGGCTTGCGGCATTGTACCTGCCGCCCTTTACCGTCATTACAAAAACAAAGATGCAATTTTCGATGGCGTGCGCGAACTGATCCGCAAAAAACTCATCGACAATGCCAAAGATGCCATGGATGCAGGCGAAACCCCGCTTGATGTGCTCAAACAACTGGCCCTGCGCCACGCGGACTTACTGCACAAGCACCCCGGCATCCCTCGACTGCTTTTTTCTGAAGCCGCGCTGGAAAAGAATTCCATTCGCCGCAAAGCCCTCTATTCCCTATTGACTGAATACCGCGCCGCAGCCGCAGACATTGCTGCGAAAGGTCAGGAACTGGGGCAAATCCGCAAAGACCTTGACCCAGCGGATATTGTATTCATGTTGCTGGGAACCGTAGTTCCGCCCTCTTTCCTCTTTCATATTTCCAGTGGTGAATTCGATCCACGCGAACAGATCAAACGCAACCTGCAATTATTTGAAGAAACCATTGCTGTGAAAAAGGAGAACCGACAATGA
- a CDS encoding HlyD family efflux transporter periplasmic adaptor subunit: MKSGLRFSHIIVAILLSTLLCGCEETESNLWQGYVEGEFIYVSSPLGGQLDEVSVRKGQTVVTGQPLFTLERDFEQAGVDEAEENLDKIISDLADKRKGRRPSEIASIKARLRKAVAAEKLAATEYKRRADLYNSRTISEEERDQARTDYEQAIQLVKEIKSELKTATLGSRSDEISAAESSVRAAQAKLEQARWNYDQKAQSAPRSGLVFDTIRYRGEWIAAGKPVISILPPENRKVRFYVPEQIVGGFEFNEKLLVNYDGLTEPIPVTLTYISPQAEYTPPVIYSSQSRAKLVFMLEAIPAMDKAVLFKPGQPVDVSRTAAEFEIENGFLTRIKSYFRSSND; encoded by the coding sequence ATGAAATCCGGCTTAAGATTTTCACATATCATTGTAGCGATACTCCTTTCTACCCTGCTCTGCGGATGCGAGGAAACAGAATCCAATCTTTGGCAGGGCTATGTGGAAGGTGAATTTATCTATGTATCATCACCGCTTGGGGGACAACTTGATGAAGTGAGCGTGCGCAAAGGCCAGACAGTTGTAACCGGGCAGCCACTTTTCACCTTAGAACGGGATTTTGAACAGGCGGGAGTAGATGAAGCAGAGGAAAATCTGGATAAAATCATCAGTGACCTTGCAGACAAACGCAAAGGACGAAGACCTTCTGAAATAGCCTCCATCAAAGCCCGACTTAGAAAGGCCGTGGCAGCGGAAAAGCTGGCCGCAACAGAATACAAACGCAGAGCAGATCTTTACAATTCCAGAACGATCTCCGAAGAAGAACGAGACCAGGCTCGCACTGATTACGAGCAGGCCATTCAACTGGTAAAAGAAATTAAATCTGAACTCAAAACCGCAACCCTTGGTTCCCGCAGCGATGAAATCAGTGCGGCAGAATCATCGGTAAGGGCAGCTCAGGCCAAGCTTGAACAGGCCCGCTGGAATTATGATCAAAAAGCACAATCCGCGCCTCGCTCCGGTCTGGTTTTCGATACCATCCGCTACCGTGGCGAATGGATCGCAGCCGGAAAACCGGTGATATCCATCCTGCCCCCGGAAAACCGCAAGGTGCGCTTTTACGTACCGGAACAAATTGTGGGCGGATTTGAATTCAACGAAAAGCTGCTCGTTAATTACGACGGACTGACAGAACCGATCCCGGTAACCCTGACCTACATATCACCACAGGCCGAGTACACGCCTCCGGTCATCTACTCCAGCCAAAGCCGCGCCAAACTGGTTTTCATGCTGGAAGCTATTCCGGCTATGGACAAAGCTGTTCTTTTCAAACCCGGACAGCCCGTAGATGTAAGCAGGACAGCTGCCGAATTTGAAATTGAAAACGGCTTCCTCACACGCATCAAAAGTTACTTTCGGAGCAGCAATGACTGA
- a CDS encoding ABC transporter ATP-binding protein → MTDQTVIDVSGVTKSFGPKTVVKGLDMQVRKGEIFGFLGPNGSGKTTFIRMLCGLLRPDSGSGTCLGYDIINEAEFIKPKVGYMAQKFSLYGDLTVKENLDFLARAYQLPNRKKLINDAIERMSMGRFTNQLAGSLSGGWKQRLALTGCTLHNPQLLLLDEPTAGVDPSARRDFWDEVHNLAAQGITALISTHYMDEAERCHRLAYIAYGDLLAKGTLDELVHDSGLHTWTLSGPNLNELTPKLRASEGIDQVVAFGNTLHISGRDNVLIETGIRTHAGPDNKFEQCETSLEEVFIDLMQGKNP, encoded by the coding sequence ATGACTGATCAAACTGTCATAGACGTATCCGGTGTGACCAAATCCTTCGGCCCCAAAACAGTGGTAAAAGGGCTGGATATGCAGGTCCGTAAGGGTGAAATTTTCGGCTTCCTCGGGCCCAACGGGTCCGGGAAAACCACCTTCATCCGCATGCTCTGCGGACTGCTGCGCCCGGATTCCGGGTCCGGCACCTGCCTTGGGTATGACATCATTAATGAGGCTGAATTTATCAAGCCCAAAGTGGGCTACATGGCCCAAAAATTCAGCCTCTACGGCGATCTTACCGTTAAAGAAAATCTCGATTTTCTCGCCCGTGCTTACCAGCTTCCCAACCGCAAAAAACTTATAAATGACGCTATCGAGCGCATGAGCATGGGCAGATTCACCAACCAATTAGCCGGATCACTATCCGGTGGCTGGAAGCAACGCTTGGCCCTGACAGGATGCACCCTGCACAATCCGCAGCTGCTACTCCTCGACGAACCCACTGCCGGGGTCGATCCGTCTGCACGCCGCGATTTCTGGGACGAGGTGCACAACCTTGCCGCGCAAGGTATCACTGCCCTCATCTCTACCCATTACATGGATGAAGCCGAACGTTGCCATCGGCTGGCCTACATTGCTTATGGCGATCTGCTGGCAAAAGGCACGCTTGATGAGCTGGTGCACGATTCCGGCCTGCACACATGGACCCTCAGCGGACCGAATTTAAATGAATTAACTCCAAAACTGCGAGCCAGCGAAGGCATTGATCAGGTTGTTGCTTTCGGGAACACCCTGCACATCAGCGGACGCGATAACGTATTGATCGAAACAGGAATCCGAACCCATGCCGGACCTGACAACAAATTTGAACAGTGCGAAACAAGCCTTGAAGAAGTCTTCATAGACCTGATGCAGGGGAAAAATCCATGA
- a CDS encoding ABC transporter permease — protein MSLRLFSFKRFMAMAGKEFIQMRRDRLTFAMMIGIPLIQIILFGFAINSDPRHLPLAVLSGDNSRYSRSIVAGMQASTYFNVDRFINSRAEAKRLLELGEVQFVLTIPQQFGLDIERGERPVLLLEADATDPMATGNAVNSMREIINRAMTRDLKGSLSYMLPEESAVDLRIHADYNPEAISQYNIVPGLMGVILTLTLVMITSLAITRETERGTMENLLTTPVRPLEVMMGKIIPYVMVGYIQMMLIMAASIFVFHVPINGNPLIVFTYSAIFIAANLTVGVTISTVARNQLQAVQMSIFFFLPSLLLSGFMFPFRGMPDWAQNLGSILPLTHYLRLVRGVLLKGTGWEESLHHLWPIVVFWIIVIIVGLKRYRQTLD, from the coding sequence ATGAGTTTACGACTATTCTCTTTCAAAAGATTCATGGCCATGGCCGGGAAAGAATTCATCCAAATGCGCCGCGACAGGTTAACCTTCGCCATGATGATCGGAATCCCGCTAATTCAGATCATTCTCTTTGGATTTGCCATCAACTCCGACCCGCGCCACCTGCCCCTTGCCGTTCTTTCCGGGGATAACTCCCGTTACTCGCGGTCAATCGTGGCTGGAATGCAAGCCAGTACGTATTTCAATGTGGACCGTTTCATTAATTCACGAGCCGAGGCCAAACGGCTGCTGGAGCTGGGCGAAGTACAGTTTGTGCTGACCATCCCTCAACAATTCGGGTTGGATATCGAACGCGGGGAACGCCCGGTATTGCTTCTGGAAGCTGATGCAACCGACCCCATGGCAACGGGCAATGCAGTAAACTCCATGCGTGAAATCATAAACCGGGCAATGACGCGTGATCTTAAAGGATCGCTCAGCTATATGCTGCCCGAAGAAAGCGCAGTGGACCTACGTATCCATGCCGATTACAACCCCGAAGCCATCAGCCAGTATAACATCGTCCCCGGCCTGATGGGCGTAATCCTGACCCTGACGCTTGTTATGATCACCTCGCTGGCGATCACCCGCGAAACTGAACGCGGAACCATGGAAAACCTGCTGACCACCCCGGTCCGCCCGCTGGAAGTAATGATGGGCAAGATCATCCCTTACGTCATGGTCGGCTATATCCAGATGATGTTGATCATGGCAGCATCCATCTTTGTATTCCACGTACCCATCAACGGCAATCCGCTGATTGTGTTCACCTATTCAGCTATTTTCATCGCCGCCAACCTCACCGTGGGGGTAACCATCTCCACAGTGGCCCGCAACCAGCTGCAAGCCGTGCAGATGTCCATATTCTTCTTTCTGCCATCCTTGCTATTATCCGGCTTCATGTTCCCCTTTCGAGGCATGCCAGACTGGGCGCAAAACCTCGGCTCCATCCTCCCGCTAACCCACTACCTGCGCTTAGTGCGCGGGGTCCTGCTCAAAGGAACAGGCTGGGAAGAATCCCTGCACCACCTATGGCCCATCGTGGTTTTCTGGATAATTGTAATTATCGTAGGATTGAAGAGGTATCGGCAGACTTTGGATTAG